A genome region from Purpureocillium takamizusanense chromosome 8, complete sequence includes the following:
- the CDC31 gene encoding Calcium-binding component of the spindle pole body (SPB) half-bridge (EggNog:ENOG503P2QQ~COG:D~COG:Z): protein MNPHTTPRPFAMRSMAGSSNQQSQQQQRTRQPPAPQVSTNEEYGAIADEDRDHIDEVFDLMDMKKKGWLNSYEFKHSLAALGFDLPKPEYFRELEAYGSVPPDWQDPHHCPVNRLYVYLDQFRLCAAKLIANRDPREEATKVFNMFDYDGDGIISFEDMRHLAQDIKDERSMTDEEIQSMIEHLDHDGKGGVNLEEFIQMMEEAG, encoded by the exons ATGAACCCTCACACGACGCCCAGGCCATTTGCTATGCGGTCTATGGCGGGAAGCTCGAATCAACAGTCtcagcaacagcaacggACGCGacagccgccagcgccccaAGTATCGACAAATGAAGAGTACGGagccatcgccgacgaggaccgcgaccacatcgacgaggtc TTTGACTTGATGGacatgaagaagaaggggtGGCTCAACAGTTACGAGTTCAAGCACTCGCTAGCAGCGCTGGGGTTCGATTTGCCGAAACCCGAATACTTTCGAGAATTGGAAGCGTACGGCTCGGTTCCGCCCGACTGGCAAGATCCGCATCACTGCCCCGTAAACCGACTATACGTTTATCTCGACCAGTTCAGGCTATGCGCCGCAAAGCTCATTGCCAACCGTGACCCCCGCGAGGAGGCCACCAAAGTCTTCAACATGTTCGACTATGATGGGGATGGTATAATATCGTTTGAGGACATGCGACATCTCGCGCAGGATATCAAGGATGAGCGGTCgatgacggacgaggagatTCAAAGCATGATTGAGCACCTCGAtcacgacggcaagggcggtGTCAACCTTGAAGAATTTATTCAGATGATGGAAGAGGCAGGCTAA
- a CDS encoding uncharacterized protein (COG:F~EggNog:ENOG503NU6R~BUSCO:EOG09264881): MSKVMRSVKNVTKGYSAVQVKVREATSNDNWGPTGSQMAEIAAATFNTSTELWDLLEVIDKRLNDKGKNWRHVLKSLKVLDYCLHEGSELVVTWARQNIYLIKTLREFQYVEEDGRDVGQNVRVAAKELTSLILDEERLRAERGDRKSWKSRVTGLDEFGPQSSEPSQPRQRNRERRPANDEEDAEYRLALEASKFQEEEDRRKREGRHNDEDDDDDLAKAIKLSKEEEERRRRELEDSNANSLFDDEPAQSATQSQYTGFNQGYQQGNPVDFFANPIDQSQMQTQPTGFLPNAYTGFQQTQPTGFQPNYNAFGMQPGVGVDPYGQQQQNLQAFQPQPTGFNPYAQQQQAQQPQLQSPSPSEPVLQPGSNNPWATKSQQQAIAPTPTGSNNPFAQFNRPQSARPMASSLSPLPEQKSLSAFNQPQQQPLLQQQQQSSFNSPQKNMNEYETKLNSLLATGDGMDTYGNTGELRIPAQHTAPGTFANSAGSGVQRLNSDATGTNPFMRQQFTGLPNISYGSQPTGPASLNGNVNPFGAQRPQQQTQNQDLIQF; the protein is encoded by the exons ATGTCGAAGGTAATGCGAAGCGTCAAAAATGTTACCAAGGGGTACTCAGCCGTGCAGGTCAAGGTTCGGGAAG CCACCAGCAACGATAATTGGGGTCCCACGG GGAGTCAGATGGCCGAGATCGCAGCTGCCACCTTTAACAC GTCTACTGAACTGTGGGATCTTCTCGAAGTGATCGACAAACGTCTGAATGACAAGGGGAAGAACTGGCGACACGTTCTCAAGTCTCTCAAAGTTCTGGACTACTGCCTCCACGAGGGATCCGAGCTCGTGGTCACTTGGGCGCGACAAAACATATACCTCATTAAGACGCTCCGCGAGTTCCAGTatgtcgaggaggacggtCGTGACGTTGGCCAGAATG TTCGAGTCGCAGCCAAGGAACTCACCTCCCTGATTCTCGACGAGGAACGCTTGCGGGCAGAGCGGGGTGATCGAAAGTCTTGGAAGTCCCGTGTGACGGGGCTGGACGAGTTCGGGCCACAGTCATCCGAGCCTTCTCAGCCGCGGCAGCGAAACCGAGAGAGACGACCAGCCAACGATGAAGAGGACGCCGAGTATCGTCTAGCACTCGAGGCCAGCAAGTTtcaggaggaagaggacagAAGAAAGAGAGAAGGCCGACACAatgacgaagatgacgacgacgatctgGCCAAGGCCATTAAACTGAgcaaggaagaagaggaaaggcgacgtcgcgagctcgaggacagCAACGCAAACTCGCTGTTCGATGACGAGCCCGCGCAGAGTGCGACTCAGTCGCAGTATACAGGCTTCAACCAGGGGTATCAGCAAGGCAACCCTGTCGACTTTTTCGCCAATCCAATCGACCAGAGCCAGATGCAAACGCAGCCTACGGGCTTCCTGCCGAACGCATACACCGGCTTTCAGCAGACCCAACCGACTGGATTCCAACCCAATTATAATGCTTTTGGGATGCAGCCGGGCGTAGGAGTAGACCCTTATGgacagcagcaacaaaaCTTGCAGGCATTCCAGCCTCAACCGACAGGATTCAATCCTTATGcccagcaacaacaagcgCAGCAACCACAACTCCAATCCCCCTCACCCTCCGAGCCTGTCCTCCAACCAGGCAGCAATAACCCTtgggcgacgaagagccAACAGCAGGCTATCGCACCAACACCGACTGGATCAAACAACCCCTTTGCACAATTCAATCGTCCACAGTCGGCCCGGCCCATGGCATCGTCACTCAGTCCTCTACCGGAGCAGAAGTCCCTGTCAGCATTTAATCAGCCGCAACAACAGCCcctgctccagcagcagcagcagtctTCGTTCAACAGTCCACAGAAGAACATGAACGAATACGAAACAAAGCTCAACTCTCTGCTTGCAACTGGGGATGGTATGGACACATACGGTAACACTGGAGAGCTGCGGATTCCAGCTCAACACACGGCACCTGGCACTTTTGCCAATAGTGCTGGCTCTGGCGTCCAAAGGCTCAACTCGGATGCCACGGGAACCAATCCATTTATGCGCCAGCAGTTTACTGGCTTACCCAACATTAGTTATGGGAGCCAGCCGACAGGGCCTGCCAGCCTAAACGGGAATGTTAACCCATTTGGAGCTCAacggccacagcagcagacgcaAAATCAAGACCTCATTCAGTTTTGA
- a CDS encoding uncharacterized protein (COG:U~COG:Y~EggNog:ENOG503NW7H) — protein sequence MSKPKNWPDSIRYLKAPLHAKELTAAQLAFLKSNPDELAVIPASATLTPSPNVKIQTIREPSHPANGQQGLYAAQNLKPGSFILAYLGRVHPGSSSSAESDYDLWLSRGEEAGEEEEDGAGGGGGGGGGGLAVDAAFEGNEGRFVNDYRGVGERANAVFGTAFCERWGEVCMGVWVVGGKNAAGRGIKKGEEILVSYGKGFWEERLKKGGQENAERREEGH from the coding sequence ATGTCCAAGCCCAAAAACTGGCCAGACTCTATTCGATACCTCAAGGCTCCTCTTCACGCAAAGGAGCTCACCGCCGCACAGTTGGCGTTCCTAAAAAGCAACCCAGACGAGCTCGCGGTCAtccccgcctccgcgacgCTCACGCCCTCACCAAACGTCAAGATCCAGACCATACGGGAGCCATCGCACCCAGCAAACGGGCAGCAAGGCCTATACGCCGCGCAGAACCTCAAGCCCGGGTCCTTCATCCTTGCGTATCTGGGCCGCGTGCACCCCGGGAGCTCGTCCTCCGCGGAGAGCGACTACGACCTTTGGCTGAGtcgcggagaagaagctggggaggaggaggaggacggggccggtggtggtggtggtggtggtggtggtgggctggcCGTGGACGCTGCGTTCGAGGGCAACGAGGGGCGTTTCGTCAACGACTACCGGGGCGTCGGGGAGAGGGCGAATGCGGTATTTGGGACGGCGTTTTGCGAGCGCTGGGGCGAGGTGTGCATGGGGGTCTGGGTCGTGGGCGGGAAGAacgcggcgggcaggggcaTCAAGAAAGGAGAGGAGATACTGGTGAGCTACGGCAAAGGCTTTTGGGAGGAGAGGCTGAAGAAGGGTGGTCAAGAGAACGCCGAACGGAGGGAAGAGGGTCATTGA
- a CDS encoding uncharacterized protein (COG:U~COG:Y~EggNog:ENOG503NW7H~MEROPS:MER0020214) — MSFGTGGGFGSFGSNNNQNTGNFGGFGANNPTSGFGAGNTGTGFGQTTNTGGGMFGGTANPSGFGASTAGGFGANTGGGFGNKPAFGGGSTTAGGLFGGASANTGSTAFGAFGGGNTATTASPFGGGNTAGSGLFGNNAQKTGFGTTGTTGTSLFGAGNANAGSGFGATSGFGATNNPGIGGGVGDPPGTASTPFQAFTEKEPANNQTSSFQNILFQEPYKKWSSEELRLTDYVQGRRHGNASGAGAFGVGSNFGGGFGTSNQTAGAFGGNTNNTTGGLFGASNTNANAGNTTGAFGQTGTGTFGASANQTTGGGLFGGNKPSGGLFGGAQTQQQQGGGGLFGANAAGGFGSTGNATNNAFGAANTNTGGGLFGANTQTNKPQGTGFSFGNANTANANTGGFGNAGSAFGASNANTGGGLFGNSGNQANSGGLFGQNQQQQQQQPQQQQPNAGNAFGGGFGAQTQNQPSGGGLFGNNQQKPATGGLFGSGAANTAGGGLFGGNTAQQQGTGAFGSSNNAAGGGGLFGAAKPNTGGGLFGGATTQSNATGGTGLFGGPGPGTQNQQPTGSSLFGAAGSSTQQKPGGLFGSTTQPAGSSLFGGQATQNQGSSLFGGANQQQSQSAGLGGSLLGNSQQANNPPQGLTANLSDVSAYGSPSLFAGVGGSEVSNPGPLATPLNGNSKPRRSSILPMYKLAPAAASRFATPQKRGFGFSYSSYGTPGVSPASSISSTPGALGRSLLSSSSVGSLSKSMSTNNLRRSFNTEDSILAPGAFASNSSSRWYGSTGSKKLVINRDIRSDLFSTPQKDRPLLDGSTNSRKLSKRVSFDTRTVDGEDSTPVRSTLPAPEAATEVPTDETTPRQNRSSLGSNGSKTPEVEQVKGNELAIVHEEDNSVTPATPSSSGFDNMPGEYWMRPSKEELLGMNRMQRQRIDRFTVGRENVGYIMFKVPVDISGIEIEELCGNIIQLEPRSATVYPVQAKKPPVGKGLNVPAQIALEQSWPRGGRDRRATSDSKRFGKHIERLKRIPDTTFESYDTETGVWIFSVEHFTTYGLDDSEEESDDDTAPPEPNTTSLAAHPQLIALDVSVNSAMDDDTFDFKQQRGVPGAFEEQEELYPDGHINKQSFLGASSADPATNNVALSLDEYDDNMGDGYDLSDDEDMTRSSMGLHQAAEQDDNSSENEVETKRGTPGGILRARMRAMKDSVGPVHLEVADGDDWMEMLRKTVSPVKTDRHLLRELNESPSKKAGQETSFEDIEHNGRKSSIWGKSFGKVGKLSTAAAGSQLAADKGRGFATSIDLMNSLFEKPKPTRQNLRASASAIGFPQWPYERHDKALAVDGAEQAFHDASRPTWGPDETLVLTRSLNTLQSSRPFHNNSGVLTLQRSGIQSGRQDIRLGRLSTETSKQFLRAQDQVTEIRVVDGVPAATLRATRLQELFHRQDMNDPVNIHEQRVWELAGILFDSETGSDSVEADHGQRKARLSKFWTELVEPASSTNIGLAGSSEEKAVACLAGHRITEACRHLLDGKNFRLATLVPLIGTSDTAKSDMRGQLKAWHDSKMLSEFTEAVRTVYELLAGNVSVCDGMKDVPAEDRMESFVISKKFGLDWRQSFGLRLWYATAPTDDAAVAVRLFQEDIQQDREELPKPWYTEQGIVPLWDDSDSANRQDLLWGLLQLYADRDADLEAIIRPENSQLSPLDTRLCWQLGLALTSTGKVSFGQDSASKADAATLSYAAQLTGAGDWLEATFVLLHLTDRTSRMKALQEHLCRHAGLIGPESGTTFTLLTEKFHIPAAWLWEALALYMRSVRKDASAEVHCLLQAGSFVEAHRVLINQVAPRAIIERDYAILSALLSQFDGRHEMVSEWNQGGEIYSLFLKLVQHRGRGETAPAALLEKLLAKLGMMNRGVGDSEVMRYAAVSDMADETAKEIFKQARKKQDAELRSQILTLPLTQDRLLAYSVDLSMEVF; from the exons ATGTCGTTTGGCACTGGTGGCGGGTTTGGGAGCTTCGGCTCGAACAATAACCAGAACACCGGCAACTTCGGCGGATTTGGCGCAAACAATCCTACGTCAG GCTTTGGAGCCGGCAACACTGGCACCGGCTTTGGCCAGACTACCAAcacaggcggcggcatgttTGGTGGCACCGCCAACCCAAGTGGTTTCGGCGCCTCGACAG CCGGTGGATTTGGAGCGAACACCGGCGGCGGATTCGGTAACAAACCCGCTTTTGGCGGCGGTTCAACGACTGCTGGTGGCTTgtttggcggcgcgtccgcgAACACAGGGTCTACCGCGTTCGGGGCTTTCGGTGGTGGCAATACCGCGACCACGGCATCTCCTTTTGGGGGTGGTAATACAGCCGGCAGCGGTCTGTTCGGCAACAATGCTCAAAAGACAGGCTTCGGCACCACAGGCACCACGGGGACATCACTGTTCGGTGCCGGTAATGCCAACGCGGGGAGCGGCTTTGGTGCCACCAGTGGCTTTGGGGCGACAAACAACCCCGGCAtagggggcggcgtcggagaCCCTCCAGGCACCGCGTCCACTCCATTCCAGGCTTTCACTGAGAAGGAGCCGGCCAATAACCAAACTAGCTCGTTCCAGAACATCTTGTTCCAAGAACCCTACAAGAAGTGGTCTTCGGAGGAGCTTCGATTGACCGACTATGTACAaggacgacgccatggcAATGCCAGTGGAGCTGGAGCGTTCGGGGTTGGCTCCAACTTCGGTGGTGGGTTTGGAACAAGCAATCAGACCGCGGGCGCGTTCGGCGGTAACACGAACAATACCACCGGTGGGCTCTTCGGTGCTTCCAATACCAACGCCAATGCCGGCAATACCACAGGTGCCTTTGGACAGACTGGAACTGGCACCTTTGGCGCCTCTGCCAACCAAACAACTGGCGGTGGTCTGTTCGGAGGAAACAAGCCAAGCGGTGGCTTGTTTGGTGGTGCTCAGACTCAGCAGCaacagggcggcggcggcttaTTTGGGGCAAATGCCGCTGGAGGCTTCGGCTCTACCGGTAACGCGACAAACAATGCGTTTGGCGCTGCGAATACGAACACCGGTGGCGGCTTGTTTGGTGCCAACACACAGACAAATAAGCCACAGGGCACGGGTTTCAGTTTTGGCAACGCAAATACCGCGAACGCAAACACCGGCGGCTTTGGCAACGCGGGCAGCGCGTTCGGCGCTTCCAACGCCAATACCGGAGGAGGTCTTTTCGGCAATTCTGGCAATCAAGCCAACAGTGGAGGCTTGTTTGGCCAaaaccagcagcagcaacaacagcagccgcagcagcagcagccgaaTGCTGGCAACGCCTTTGGGGGCGGTTTCGGAGCGCAAACCCAGAATCAGCCGAGTGGCGGTGGGTTATTTGGTAACAATCAGCAAAAGCCAGCGACAGGCGGCCTTTTCGGTTCAGGCGCCGCCAAcactgccggcggcggcctcttcggCGGCAACACAGCTCAACAACAAGGTACAGGCGCATTCGGATCGAGTAACAACGCTGCAGGAGGCGGTGGTCTCTTCGGCGCTGCCAAACCCAACACCGGTGGTGGTCTCTTTGGAGGGGCCACCACTCAGTCGAATGCAACTGGAGGAACAGGACTGTTTGgcggtccgggtccgggAACTCAGAATCAGCAACCAACTGGCTCATCACTcttcggcgctgctggcagCAGCACTCAACAGAAGCCTGGCGGTCTCTTTGGGTCGACGACCCAACCCGCGGGCTCAAGCCTCTTTGGTGGGCAAGCCACTCAGAACCAGGGCAGCTCTCTCTTTGGCGGTGCGAATCAGCAGCAGAGCCAGAGTGCAGGTCTGGGTGGTTCTCTATTGGGCAACTCTCAGCAAGCCAACAACCCCCCTCAGGGGCTCACGGCGAACCTCAGCGACGTGTCGGCTTACGGGAGCCCATCTCTGTTCGCCGGTGTCGGGGGCAGTGAAGTTTCCAACCCGGGTCCTCTGGCCACGCCCTTGAATGGCAACTCCAAACCACGACGAAGCTCCATTCTGCCCATGTACAAGCTCGCCCCTGCAGCCGCGTCGAGATTCGCTACTCCCCAGAAAAGGGGCTTTGGCTTCTCTTATAGTTCATACGGTACTCCGGGTGTCAGTCCCGCCAGCAGCATCTCGAGCACGCCAGGCGCACTTGGCCGCAGCCTTCTCAGCTCGAGCTCTGTCGGCTCGTTGAGCAAGAGCATGTCGACTAACAATCTTCGGCGAAGTTTCAACACAGAAGACAGCATCTTGGCACCTGGTGCTTTCGCGTCAAACTCTAGCTCTCGCTGGTATGGCAGCACCGGCTCGAAAAAGCTGGTTATCAACAGGGACATTAGGAGCGACCTTTTCTCCACGCCTCAGAAAGACAGACCTCTCCTTGATGGCAGCACCAACTCCCGCAAGCTGTCGAAACGAGTGAGCTTCGATACAAGGACAGTCGACGGGGAGGATAGCACGCCGGTGCGGAGCACACTGCCAGCTCCTGAGGCGGCTACCGAGGTTCCGACCGATGAGACCACCCCCCGGCAGAACAGGTCTTCCCTGGGATCAAACGGCTCCAAGACCCCAGAGGTGGAGCAAGTGAAGGGCAATGAGCTTGCCATTGTACATGAAGAGGACAACTCGGTCACACCAGcaacgccgagctcgtccggGTTCGACAACATGCCAGGAGAATACTGGATGCGACCTTCCAAGGAAGAGCTTTTGGGCATGAACCGGATGCAGCGACAGAGAATCGATCGTTTCACCGTCGGCCGCGAAAATGTCGGCTATATCATGTTCAAAGTCCCTGTCGACATCAGCGGCATAGAGATTGAGGAGTTGTGCGGCAATATCATACAGCTCGAGCCTCGCTCTGCCACAGTCTATCCAGTGCAGGCCAAAAAGCCCCCTGTTGGAAAAGGGTTGAATGTGCCGGCACAAATCGCCTTAGAGCAGTCCTGGccgcgaggcggccgtgacaGGCGAGCCACGAGCGATTCCAAGCGCTTCGGCAAGCACATTGAGCGGCTCAAGCGAATCCCCGACACTACCTTCGAGAGCTACGACACGGAGACCGGTGTATGGATCTTCTCGGTTGAGCACTTTACCACGTATGGCCTTGACGATTCTGAGGAGGAATCTGACGATGACACTGCCCCCCCGGAGCCCAACACCACATCGCTCGCTGCCCACCCACAGCTGATTGCTTTGGATGTGTCTGTCAACTCCGCCATGGATGACGACACCTTCGATTTCAAACAACAGAGAGGCGTTCCCGGTGCATTTGAAGAACAGGAAGAGCTTTATCCTGATGGACACATCAACAAGCAGTCTTTTTTAGGGGCTAGCTCCGCGGATCCGGCGACCAACAATGTTGCGTTGTCACTCGACGAGTATGACGACAACATGGGCGACGGATATGACCTGTCCGATGACGAAGACATGACGAGATCTTCCATGGGACTCCATCAAGCCGCGGAGCAAGACGACAACTCGTCGGAGAATGAGGTCGAGACGAAGAGAGGTACACCGGGGGGCATTCTCAGAGCCCGGATGCGGGCGATGAAAGACTCCGTTGGTCCGGTGCACTTGGAGGTTGCggatggcgacgactggATGGAGATGCTGCGCAAGACGGTTAGCCCTGTCAAGACAGACCGTCATCTCTTGCGAGAGTTGAACGAGTCACCGTCCAAGAAGGCTGGCCAGGAGACGAGCTTCGAGGATATCGAACACAACGGCCGGAAATCGTCAATATGGGGGAAGAGTTTCGGCAAGGTGGGCAAACTGAGCACCGCAGCTGCAGGCAGTCAGTTGGCTGCGGATAAAGGCCGCGGGTTCGCAACCAGCATCGACTTGATGAACTCTTTGTTCGAGAAGCCGAAACCCACTCGTCAGAATCTCCGTGCTTCTGCCTCAGCCATTGGCTTTCCACAG TGGCCCTACGAAAGACACGACAAAGCGCTCGCAGTGGACGGGGCAGAACAGGCATTTCATGACGCCTCGCGACCTACTTGGGGTCCCGACGAGACATTGGTCTTGACTCGATCGCTAAACACTTTGCAGTCGTCTCGCCCTTTTCACAATAACTCTGGTGTTTTAACCCTTCAGAGGTCTGGTATTCAAAGTGGACGTCAGGACATTCGCCTAGGGAGGCTTTCAACTGAG ACTTCCAAGCAGTTTCTCCGGGCACAAGATCAGGTCACTGAAATTCGGgtggtcgacggcgtgccAGCTGCAACCTTGCGCGCCACTCGCCTTCAAGAGTTGTTCCATCGCCAGGACATGAATGACCCGGTCAACATACACGAGCAGCGAGTTTGGGAGCTCGCAGGTATCCTTTTCGACAGTGAAACCGGCTCTGACTCTGTCGAGGCCGACCATGGCCAACGAAAGGCCCGGCTGTCCAAGTTTTGGACCGAGCTCGTGGAGCCTGCCTCGAGCACAAACATTGGACTTGCAGGCTCAAGTGAAGAGAAGGCCGTCGCTTGTCTCGCGGGCCATCGAATTACTGAGGCATGCCGGCATCTACTGGACGGCAAAAATTTCAGATTGGCAACCTTGGTCCCGCTCATTGGCACGAGCGATACCGCCAAAAGCGATATGAGGGGCCAGCTTAAGGCCTGGCACGATTCGAAGATGCTCTCCGAGTTTACGGAAGCGGTGCGAACGGTCTATGAACTTCTAGCTGGAAACGTGAGTGTCTGCGATGGAATGAAAGACGTGCCCGCGGAGGATCGGATGGAGTCGTTTGTTATCTCGAAGAAATTCGGCCTGGATTGGCGGCAGTCATTCGGATTGCGCCTCTGGTACGCAACCGCACCGaccgacgatgccgctgtGGCAGTGAGGCTATTTCAGGAGGACATTCAGCAAGATCGGGAAGAGTTGCCCAAACCTTGGTACACGGAACAAGGCATCGTGCCTCTGTGGGACGACTCGGATTCAGCAAATCGACAGGATCTCCTTTGGGGCCTTCTTCAACTTTACGCGGACAGGGACGCAGACCTGGAGGCCATCATCCGCCCGGAGAACTCGCAGCTATCGCCCCTCGATACCAGACTTTGCTGGCAACTCGGCCTGGCCTTGACATCTACAGGAAAGGTCTCATTTGGGCAAGATTCTGCCTCAAAGGCAGATGCAGCTACGTTGTCATATGCAGCGCAGCTCACTGGTGCGGGTGATTGGCTAGAGGCAACTTTTGTTTTGCTGCACCTCACCGACCGCACGTCTCGTATGAAGGCATTACAGGAACACCTTTGTCGACATGCAGGGCTGATCGGACCCGAAAGTGGGACAACATTCACGCTCCTCACCGAAAAGTTCCACATTCCCGCCGCATGGCTGTgggaggcgctggccctcTACATGCGTAGTGTGCGGAAGGACGCCTCGGCGGAGGTACACTGCTTGCTTCAAGCAGGATCTTTCGTGGAGGCACATCGTGTGTTGATTAACCAAGTGGCCCCCCGTGCCATCATCGAGCGCGATTACGCCATCTTGTCTGCTCTTCTGTCACAGTTTGATGGTCGGCATGAGATGGTGTCGGAGTGGAATCAAGGCGGCGAGATTTATAGCCTTTTCCTCAAGCTTGTGCAACACCGAGGTAGAGGCGAGACCGCGCCAGCCGCACTCCTGGAGAAGCTTCTTGCCAAACTTGGAATGATGAACCGGGGCGTGGGCGACTCTGAAGTCATGCGATACGCTGCAGTGTCAGACATGGCAGACGAGACGGCGAAGGAGATCTTCAAGCAGGCCAGAAAGAAGCAG GACGCCGAACTCCGATCCCAAATTCTTACCCTGCCACTTACACAGGACCGCTTGCTGGCTTACTCTGTCGATCTAAGTATGGAGGTGTTTTGA